The genomic interval GTTTAAGTAGTGAATTTAGTAAATAAAACACGAACGGCGAAATTCCGGAGGAATTTCCTAAGTGAGCTAAAACCAGCAATAAAGTTTATACGGTGTTGCCAGTAGTTTTTTTATTTCCTATAAAATATTGTTCTTTTAAATATGGCATTTTTCACCCATTTCCCATTTTTCAACATATAACGTTTTTGTCTTTTCCAATTTCCAAATTTGTCATATTTGTATTCAAATTTAAAAAGTTTAGATTGTAATAAATCTCCATATTCATTCCTTATATCATTATTGTCCGATATTGAAAAGTCAATTTTTCCTGAACTGATTGATTTAACCTCTCCTAATTCGTTATAGACAGTTCTTTTCGTTAAATTATTTTCATAATCATATTCAGCTGTTTCTTTACCATAAGAAATTGAATTTTCAATAAGTTTTAGTTCTATTGGATGTCCTTTTTCATTATTTATGATATTCGTAATTCTATAAATTTTATTATTTCTTTTGTTTATTATTTTAGTTAAAAATCTATTTTCATCATATTCATAATAAGTTGTGGTTGAATTTCTAACATAAGGTTGAGTCATTTCAACTCTTCTTCCTAATGAGTGAGTTTGAGTTGAGTCGTAAGAAATAGTGAAACGAGTTTTTCGATTATATTTTTCATTAAATCTATCTTCTGTTGTAACTCGGCTACTATCATTTAATATTATTGTAGATTTTTCAATTTCAGTATCATTCTTGTTAAAAAATGTTCTGTGTTTAACAATTTTTTTTACACTCTTAATTTTTCGTAAATCTAATCTGTCATCGTGATGTAATGCTGAATAAATATTTTGTCCTGTTAAAAGTTGAAAATTAGAAAAAAAGATGAAAATTAGAACTAAATTTTTATTCATTTCGGGTTCAATTTGTTAATTACTGGCAACGTTGTTGTATAAGCTTTGTTGCGTTATTTAAGCAGTGAATTTAGTAAATAAAACACGAACGGCGAAATTCCGGAGGAATTTCCCAAGTGAGCTAAAACCAGCAATAAAGTTTATACGGTGTTGCCACCAGTTTTTTATTCATATTGGACTTTCACTCCTTTTTGTTCAAACTTTTCAATTGTTTCTTTTATTACCAATTCGTTAAAATCATTTTCTCTTATTAGCAAATAATTTAGTTTCGGTAAAGTCAATAACGTATCAGGAATTGAAGTCAAATCATTTCCATTTACTGCAAGACTTTCTAAACTTTTAATTCCGCCAATCCATTCAGGTATTGTTTTAATTTCATTATATCCAATTGTCAGTCTTTTTAGTTTCGGAAACTCTAAAACACTTTTTGGAAACACTTTCAGTTTATTAGAATGTACATTTAAATACTCAAGATTTCTCAACTTTAAAAGTCCGTTTGGAAGTTTAGTCAAATTCTGATAATTTATTAAAACCTCTTTTTGGTTAAGATAATTTCCGTTTTCATAACCTACTTTTAGATTGTTTTTTAAATCTTCATTTTTGAGTTTTTTACAAATTAAATCTCCAATTGAATCTCTGTATCTATAATCAACTTCTCCCAAGTCACTAATTGTTCCAACAACATAATTAAATTTGTAATTTTTTACTCCGTAACAATTATATTGCTCAAAGTAAGTCGCTGAAAACTTTTCTCCACTACCAACTACAGGAAATCTATATCTATGTTTAAATGTTTCCTTTTTTGAAGAAGTAAGTAAAATTCCATTTTCTGGAATAAGTATTTTATTGTTTATAAAGTAATTACTTTCAAGTTTTGGTTGTTTTTCTATTCCGAAAACTATTATGAAACTTTGATTTTTTCCAACAAATTGTTGATTTTCATTGGCAAAATAAATTTCACTTCCAACGTCCCAATTTAAATGGTACAAAGTATGAGAAAGAACGTAAACAAATATTAAAGTCCATTCAATAATTTGTCTGTATTTGACTTTAAATTTTTTAAGTATAAAACTTGTTAATATTAAAATTGAATAAATTCCGAATAACCAAAGTATTGCTCCAACTCCCCAAAGTCCCATAATAAAGAGTATGAAAATTCCGAATAGAAAGACTATAATACTGAAAATATATATTGGATTTCTGATGTTCATTCAAATTGGTGGCAACGTTGTTGTATATGGTTTGTTGCGTGTTTCAAGCACTTAATTTAGTAAATAATTACCGACCAAGAAAGTCCGCGAGGACTTTCGTAAGTAAGTGAGAAGCCAGCAATAAATTATATACGGTGTTAGCAGCTGGTGTTTTATTTCGGAGTTTCAAAATATTTTTCTGTTTGCATAATCATTTTTATTGTAAGCCACCATAAATAAATTCCATAATAATCTGTCTCTAGAGGTGATATTAAACCGTGACATAAACGATTTCTGAAATTTACGCTATTTCCGTCTACCAAATATGAATTTAATTCTAACAATAAATTTCTGCTACAAATTTTATCAAGCATTTTATTGTTTTTTTCAATTCCTAATATACTTCCTAATGTATTATCATTTTGAATTTCTTCTGTATTCTTTGTTGCATTTCTGCCATTCAATTCAATTAAGTTTTTTAAACTATTTTCTATTTGTGGAATAAGTATATGTGAAGCAAGTATGAAATTGTTTTGAAACCCTTGATAAATACCTTCTATAAAGAAATATTCTCTACCTTTTGGAATAAAAAGACTTTCAGAATTAATAACCATTGTTGAAATTACATCTTTTGATATTTGTTTGTCAAAATCCATAATTAATTTAATCTCTCTTAGTATTTTAATTAAGGAATTCCTGTAATAATCTTTCGAAATATTGAAATAGAAATCTTCTTCATTTGATTTACCGCTTACAGTTCCTTTGTTTGTAATATGCAGATAGTCTTTAAAAAAATGCCCTAAAAATGTGTTTTTGTCTTTTTCTTTATTCTTTGATTTTAGTTTTTCTGTTTCAATAATTGGTAATTGTAAAATAAAATTTAAACCAGTTTTAAAATCTTCAATATTTTCATTTCTAACGATCTCATTAATATTTAGTTCTGACTGAAAAGGGATACCTGCCTTTTTTAGCATTTCGGAATGGTTTCTCTGTTCAATTTTTATTTTTTGTTCAAGTCTTGTTTTAAACTCGCCATTTATAGAAATTCCTTTAACTTCTTTTAATGCTTCTGTGTAAGTTGTTAATATAGTTGGGTAATATGTATTTGGTTCTTTTTGTGAAATATAAAAGTCTCCTTTTTTTTCCAAACACAATGCTTGTTGTATTTTAGATTCATTATTATTAAAATGTCTGAGCTTATTTAGAATTGTAATATAATTTTCAGCATTTCTGTAATCGTTGTTTTCATAACTATTATTCAATTGAACAAGAGCATAATCTATCAAGTCTTTAAAGGAACTTTGTTGAATTAAAAACAATGAATTTTCAATAAGTCTTAGTTTATAATATGGAGATTCTAATAGTGGGAAAATTTGTAAAATTTTTTCTTCTAATTTAAGTAGTCTTTTTTTAAAGATAGATTTAACTTTTCGCACTAATTCTAATGCACGAATCAAATATTTTAAGTCATTTATTTGGTCGTAGATTTGGATATAATATTCTACTGATTTTTGAATACAATTTAATTTGTCTGTATCTCCAAGAATAAATTTTGCATCATTAATTTTGGCTAGGATTTCTATGTTATCAATTTTAATTTTAGGAAAACTAAAATTATCATAATTCAAAAGTTCTTTAATTGAATCATCAGTCAATTCACAATCTACAAGTTTAAATAAGTTAGATAGTTGTTTGTTATCTATATCATTTTTTGAAGCGTTAAATAATTCCATTCTTAGTTTGTTTGAAAACTTGTCTTTGGAAATTCCCTCAAAAACTTTCTTATTTTCCATATTCTTGGTTTTCACTTGCTGCTAACGTTGTTGTATAAGCTTTGTTGCGTTGTTTAAGCAGTGAATTTAGTAAATAAATCACGAACGGCGAAATTCCGGAGGAATTTCCCAAGTGAGCCAAAACCAGCAATAAAGTTTATACGGTGTTAGGCAATGTTATTTTGTTAATTCAAATTATGCATTCTTATTTTGGCAATTAAATTTTTCACATCTTCATTTTCAAATAAATAAATGTCATCAATTATTTTTCTTATTTTTTCATTTTTTATTTCAACTTGATGCGGTTTCATTTTTTGCAAAGAATTTAATGCGAAATTTAGATTTATTATGCAAACATTAAATATTTCTTCTGTTGATTTATCGTTATTTTTTATTTCCTTGTTTCTTCCTATTGATGATTGACCATGTTCTCTAGCGGCGATTATGTAATATTGAAATGCAGTAGAATAATCATTTTCTTTTTCAGAATGTTTAGCTATCGATGTAGATAAATTTGCTTTAGCTCCTTTTAAATCTAGATTAGTTTGTTTCAGTTGTGTTTTATATTTCTTAATTTCTTTCTTGTGATTATTCAATTTAATACTAGTTTCTTTTCTTATACTTGAAACCTCATATTTAAAAGCTCCAAATGAAATAATAGCAAATAATGCTAAAATTCCTGAAATTATGAGAGTAAATCTATTTGCTTGTTCAGACAAAGCTGTAGCATAATAATCTTCTTTAACTTTAAAAAATAATAGTTCCTTTTCTAATGAATTGTTTTTTTCTAAACTACTTCCAACTAACTCGGTTATTTGGTTTTTAACTTCAGTATTTGATATATTAATATTTTCAACCTGTTTATTTAATAGATTAATTTGTTCTTTCAAATTTTGTTTTTGAGAGAAACTAATTAAAGAAAATAATAAGAAACTAATTATAGTTATATTTTTCATTCAGTTTTTATATTGCCTAACGTTGTTGTATAAGCTTTGTTGCGTTGTTTCAGCAGTGAATTTAGTAAATAAAACACGAACGGCGAAATTCCGAAGGAATTTCCCAAGTGAGCTAAAACCAGCAATAAAGTTTATACGGTGTTAGCAAACGTTATTATTCGTGAACAAAGCTAAATCCATTTCCGTTTTGACTATATTTAATTTTTCTATCGATAAAGTTTTTAGATTTTTTTGGATATTTTATTGTAAAAATGTCTGTGTCATTTTGTTCAATTAAATTCAACCTTCTTTCCATTATAATCTTCAAAAAATGATACCCAAGTAATGCGCTATAAACAAATCTTAAACTCCATTCGTCAAAAGTAATAGTTTGTAATTCCCATTTTTTTCCTCCGTAATTATATAAATTGATGCGATTATTATTATTCATTCTATCAAATGAATATTCCGAATGTGCGAATGCATTTCTTAAAGAAGTATGAAATCCCTTTTTTATTACTTCCCAGATTTTAAGATTATTGTTATTAAAAACTTTTCGGATCTTATCTATTATAAAGTCGTGTTTTCCCATTGGCGGAACATTTACATCCCAGTCGTACTCTTCGTTGTTGTTTAAGTGAGCTAAACGATATAATTTTTTCAAAAATGATTTTGATTCCCAAACGTGAGTATAAACCATTAATTCAATATTCATCCTATATGAATTGTCATCAGTTGATAAAGTGTTTTCAGGAAATGAATAGTAATTAGTTAGAAATTGTGATAAAAATTCTATTCGTGTTGAGTCTTGGTAGCCATCAATTCTGTAGTCAATGCAGAAAGGATCTAGATTAGAATTGTTATTTTCCACATATTGAGCATCTGCTAAAAATAGAATGTAATTTGAGAAATCTTCAGTTTTAAGTTTGTCTAAAGATTCTTCAATACTGTCCTTTATTTCTTTGTCAATATCTGCAAATTGTTTTCTACTTATCATTTTTTTTTCTAATGTTTGCTAACGTTGTTGTATATGGTTTGTTGCGTGTTTCAAGCAACTAATTTAGTAAATAATTACCGACCAAGAAAGTAGACTGCACCCAAAAGCTTAGACAAATTTATAATTAATTATTGATAATAAAGAGCTCTATATTCTACTGGGCTCATTCCATTTAAATTTAGTTTAATTCTTTCTGTATTATAATATTTTATATACTCTTTAATTTCTTTTTTCAATTGAATAATCGATATGTATTTGTTTAAATAAAATAATTCAGATTTTAAGATACCAAAGAAATTTTCAATTATTGCATTGTCTAGACAGTTTCCTTTTCTAGACATACTTTGTGTAATTCCTTTTTCTTTTAATAACCGTTGATATTGTTTCATTTGATATTGCCAACCTTGATCTGAATGTAATATAATGTTTGCTTGGTTAGGAACCTTCTTAAAAGACTTTTTTAGCATCTTAACCACTTGTTCGAAGTTAGGTCTTTCAGATAATTCATAACTAACTATTTCGCCATTGTATAAATCAATTATTGGTGATAAATATAATTTATTTCCAAAGACTTTAAATTCGGTAATATCAGTTGCCCATTTTGTATTAGGTTTGGTTGTTTTAAAATTACGTTGAAATATATTGGGTGCTATTTCACCTATCTGTCCTTTGTAAGATTTATATTTTTTAATTCTTATCAAACTTTTTAAACCTAATTTTCGCATTAATCTTAAAATTGTTTTATGATTTATAACAAGTCCTCTTTTGTTTATTTCTAAGGTGATTCTTCTATAACCATATCTTCCTTTATGATAATGATATATCTCTTTAATTAAGATTTTTACCTCTTCATATTTATCTGTTAATTGACTTCTTTTTTTGTGATAATAATAACTGCTTCTTGCCATATTGGTATGATTTAGTAATAATTCTAAACTATACTTATGCCTTAATTCTGTTATGGCTAGCGCTTTTTGCTTTGCGCTGCTAGAACTAAGGCTTGTAACTTTTTTAGCAAATCCAGCTCAGCTCTTAACGATTCATTTTCCAATAGAAGTTCATCTTCCCTTGTTAAAGGTTTATTAGACTTCTTTTTTGCTCTCTTAAATTCCATAGATCTAGGTCTTCCTCTTGGTTTATTATTTAAGCCTGTAATTCCTAGTTTTTTATAATTCCTTTGCCAATTCATTATTGCAGATTTGGTTGGAATATTAAACTTTAAACAAGCTTGACTTAAAGATAATGAATCATCTACAATAGATTCTAAAACTTTCAATTTAAATTTTAAGCTATATTCTTGATTTTCTCTAGGTAATAAACCTTTTTTACCATGCTTTTCATAAAAACTAACCCAGCTATGAAGAGATGTGTGATGAATACCGTTCAATAACGAAACAGTGGAAACTGCTTGATTTTTTTTTAATACTTGTTCTACACAACGTAGTTTAAAATCGTAACTATACTTGACTTTTCTTCCCATAAAAATACCCTCAAATAGTGTCTAACTTTTTGGGGGCAGTGTAAAAGTCCGCGAGGACTTTCGTAAGTAGGCGAGAAGCTAGCAATAAATTATATACGGTGTTGTAAACTGGCTTTTATAGATTGTTGATTATTAATTCATACTTTTCTTTGGTCAGATAAGGATAATTTACTTTAATCCACTTTTCTATTTGTCGAGTTCTCTTATCTGAAATTGTTTGATTATAAATTGTTTTAAATTCTTTATTTTTTAAAAAATCGGTCTTTAAATTACTGAATTCAATATTTGATATTCCTTTATGAAAATATTCATCAACAAGTCTAATGCACTTAATTGTTATTGTTATCAGTGTAGAAGTGTCCTTGAGGGTAATTTTCTTTTCTTTAAAATTAGTTAAGGCTTGTTCAATATCAAAATGATGAAATTTTTCATAAATATCATCTTTTTCAGATTTGAGAATTTGTTTCTTGTTACTTGAAATATCTGCATTTGATATTGAAAGATGTACGATTCTATTTCTCCAATGACATAATAGTTCGCATAGAATAGCCATTGGTTTAGTTATTTCCGGTATTTGAGACAGAAAATTATAGGTTTTAATAGCTTTCTTTTGTTCTCCAAGAAAATTAATGTCTTTGTATGTCCAAAGAGGATTTTTAGAAATTTGTTCTAAATATTCAAAGAGACTTTCAGCAGAATAAACATAAGATGCAGACTCTGCATAATGTCTAGCTTTTAGCTTTGAAGTATTAAGATTTTTTGGCTTCCAAGATATTTCAAGACCTTTGGGTGGTGTTTTTGTCTCATTCGGTAATAGTGAAAGTGCTACTGCAATTGTATTCATCGAATGAACAGACTCTCCAACATCTCGTAAAAAATTTTTTAATTCTAATGATTCCATATTTATATAGTAGTGCTGTTAGGATTCGAACCTACATTTTCCGAGATAAGTTTATATTCATTTTAGGATCGGATGTCTTGCCAATTAGACGATGGCACTGTTTTTTAGCTTGTTTACAACGTTGTTGTATAAGCTTTGTTGCGACGTTTAAGCAGTGAATTTACTAAATAAAACACGAACGGCGAAATTCCGGAGGAATTTCCCAAGTGAGCCAAAACCAGCAATAAAGTTTATACGGTGTTGTGGTGCGTATTTTTATTCAATTTTTCTTAATATAACGGAATTGGAGGTGGTGGTTTTGTTATTGATATAATTTCAATTCTTTCATTAAGCCAAATATTTATATTTCTTTTTTTTGTAATTTCTTCGAAAGTTTCAATTAATTTTTTTAATGTTTTCTCAAAATTTTTGAATTCATTTTTTTCGTACGAAATTTGTATTAATAATTTTTCAGGGTTATCGCTTAAACTCGGGTTTTTTCCGAAATTGTAATAATCTTTCTTTAAAATTGTTTTCAAACTGTCTAAAGGATAAGATTTTCCAGAATTTTTAATAATTTTATTATTGTTAATTACTATTACATTCTTTTCTTTTGTTAGAATACAAGCAAATTTTTCCCAACAAGGATTTTGGAAATATATTATTTTTGATGCTTTTCCGTTTTTTAAAGTAATTTTAGGAACACTATCATTGCAGGCGATTCTTTCAGCTCGTTCTATTAATTCATTCCAATTATTGAACTTTTTAAGATTTAATTCAACACTCA from Polaribacter sejongensis carries:
- a CDS encoding leucine-rich repeat domain-containing protein translates to MGLWGVGAILWLFGIYSILILTSFILKKFKVKYRQIIEWTLIFVYVLSHTLYHLNWDVGSEIYFANENQQFVGKNQSFIIVFGIEKQPKLESNYFINNKILIPENGILLTSSKKETFKHRYRFPVVGSGEKFSATYFEQYNCYGVKNYKFNYVVGTISDLGEVDYRYRDSIGDLICKKLKNEDLKNNLKVGYENGNYLNQKEVLINYQNLTKLPNGLLKLRNLEYLNVHSNKLKVFPKSVLEFPKLKRLTIGYNEIKTIPEWIGGIKSLESLAVNGNDLTSIPDTLLTLPKLNYLLIRENDFNELVIKETIEKFEQKGVKVQYE
- a CDS encoding DUF4209 domain-containing protein, whose product is MENKKVFEGISKDKFSNKLRMELFNASKNDIDNKQLSNLFKLVDCELTDDSIKELLNYDNFSFPKIKIDNIEILAKINDAKFILGDTDKLNCIQKSVEYYIQIYDQINDLKYLIRALELVRKVKSIFKKRLLKLEEKILQIFPLLESPYYKLRLIENSLFLIQQSSFKDLIDYALVQLNNSYENNDYRNAENYITILNKLRHFNNNESKIQQALCLEKKGDFYISQKEPNTYYPTILTTYTEALKEVKGISINGEFKTRLEQKIKIEQRNHSEMLKKAGIPFQSELNINEIVRNENIEDFKTGLNFILQLPIIETEKLKSKNKEKDKNTFLGHFFKDYLHITNKGTVSGKSNEEDFYFNISKDYYRNSLIKILREIKLIMDFDKQISKDVISTMVINSESLFIPKGREYFFIEGIYQGFQNNFILASHILIPQIENSLKNLIELNGRNATKNTEEIQNDNTLGSILGIEKNNKMLDKICSRNLLLELNSYLVDGNSVNFRNRLCHGLISPLETDYYGIYLWWLTIKMIMQTEKYFETPK
- a CDS encoding IS3 family transposase; this translates as MTELRHKYSLELLLNHTNMARSSYYYHKKRSQLTDKYEEVKILIKEIYHYHKGRYGYRRITLEINKRGLVINHKTILRLMRKLGLKSLIRIKKYKSYKGQIGEIAPNIFQRNFKTTKPNTKWATDITEFKVFGNKLYLSPIIDLYNGEIVSYELSERPNFEQVVKMLKKSFKKVPNQANIILHSDQGWQYQMKQYQRLLKEKGITQSMSRKGNCLDNAIIENFFGILKSELFYLNKYISIIQLKKEIKEYIKYYNTERIKLNLNGMSPVEYRALYYQ
- a CDS encoding helix-turn-helix domain-containing protein; the encoded protein is MGRKVKYSYDFKLRCVEQVLKKNQAVSTVSLLNGIHHTSLHSWVSFYEKHGKKGLLPRENQEYSLKFKLKVLESIVDDSLSLSQACLKFNIPTKSAIMNWQRNYKKLGITGLNNKPRGRPRSMEFKRAKKKSNKPLTREDELLLENESLRAELDLLKKLQALVLAAQSKKR